Proteins co-encoded in one Nitrospinota bacterium genomic window:
- the hrcA gene encoding heat-inducible transcription repressor HrcA translates to MKETLGERERQVLRAVVENHIYNPVPVASRTLSALGLSPATIRNIMADLDEMGYITQPHTSAGRVPTDKGYRIYIAELMQARPLTPRERQTIDSGLSIADAGAGDMLTAASRLLVSVSHQAGLVLFPKLSSEPINRFHFVNIPPRRVQVVLVGALGHVRNVLITLDEELTDMELAELANYINHHFSGKGLKQIRAALRRRAGTEEARAVRLRERAFKIQEQLALHGQGLDLAVEGAEALFDIPEFQRDAGKLKKLLKLLADKKRLLAILDRCMEEGASQIVVEVGAEFKCDGGIEDCAFVAHACGGTPEGWEGAIGVIGPTRMDYPYMLGLLDYFSKSLNGIMVGSKK, encoded by the coding sequence GACTCAGCCCGGCCACCATCCGCAACATCATGGCGGATTTGGACGAGATGGGGTATATCACCCAGCCGCACACCTCCGCCGGCCGCGTGCCGACCGACAAGGGGTACCGCATCTATATCGCCGAGCTGATGCAGGCCCGCCCGCTTACTCCGCGGGAACGTCAGACCATCGACAGCGGCCTCTCCATCGCCGATGCCGGCGCGGGGGATATGCTCACCGCGGCGTCCCGCCTGCTGGTATCGGTTTCGCATCAGGCGGGGCTGGTGCTTTTCCCCAAGCTTTCTTCGGAGCCGATCAACCGGTTCCATTTCGTCAACATCCCTCCCCGCCGCGTGCAGGTGGTGCTGGTGGGGGCTTTGGGGCACGTGCGGAATGTGCTCATCACGTTGGATGAAGAACTGACCGACATGGAATTGGCCGAACTGGCGAACTACATCAACCACCATTTTTCCGGCAAGGGCTTGAAGCAGATACGCGCCGCGCTCCGCCGCCGGGCGGGCACCGAAGAGGCGCGGGCCGTCCGCCTGCGCGAGCGGGCGTTCAAGATACAGGAGCAACTGGCGTTGCACGGCCAGGGGCTTGATCTTGCGGTGGAGGGGGCGGAGGCGCTGTTCGACATTCCGGAATTCCAAAGGGATGCCGGGAAGCTGAAAAAACTGTTAAAGCTGCTTGCGGACAAGAAACGGCTGCTTGCCATTTTGGATCGTTGCATGGAGGAAGGCGCCAGCCAAATTGTGGTCGAGGTTGGCGCTGAATTCAAATGCGACGGCGGCATCGAAGACTGCGCGTTCGTGGCCCACGCCTGCGGCGGCACGCCGGAAGGGTGGGAAGGGGCCATCGGCGTGATCGGACCCACGCGGATGGATTATCCGTATATGCTGGGGTTGCTGGATTATTTTTCAAAATCGTTGAACGGCATCATGGTGGGGAGCAAAAAATGA